Genomic window (Arachis hypogaea cultivar Tifrunner chromosome 13, arahy.Tifrunner.gnm2.J5K5, whole genome shotgun sequence):
taacatCAACCGGAATACTAAGCAAAGAGTTTCAACTAAGTTCCACAATACATGTAGTCGGAGTATATCTAAATGTCAATTATTTCTAGACAGGAAACATCCGTGCAAAATACTTGAGTGTAGACCTTACTGTGATCGGGTGTGGCATTTTTGGGTATCGCCATGCTCTCCTCACCAATAGATTTCTAGTGCCATGTTCGATGTCATATTCTGTCAACACAAGCTCTCTGTACCTGTAATTGACGAGTAACTCTCTTTCCTTTGAATTGTTCACCAACAAAAGTAGGTTATCATCCACGAATAGTATTGGATTTTCTCTGATGCTTCGACTCGCAAACCTGCAGTACTGCTCTAATATTCTGTTTCCATCCGCGTCTTCATTCAAGTGCCAAATTGCTGCGACATACCCAAATTCGTTGTGTGTATGAGCGAGGAGTGCAACTTTTTCCTTGTGGGTTAGTAAATTGTGAACGGTATATATTGCACCTACAGGGATAGACACCTCTCTAAATGATTCATCTTCAACACTGTAACATAAAACAGACTTGAGTGTAGCATAGCTATCTCCTGTACCAGTTATCCAATACGCGTGACCATTATTAAAAACAGAGTTAGGGTCAATTTTTTCTACACCAGGGAGACAATCAACACAGTGAAACCATGTAGAACGCCTTGAACAATATCTAGAGAAAAAAACGTAGGCATCAGCTATGTCCCTTTTGCACATATGTATGACTGTGTATGCATCTGAGTTTGGAACATGACCGAAACCATATACTGGGAAAAATGATCTACCGTGGTCCCTGTGGGGGTCAGAAATTTCTCTAGAGCATTGTGTTGTCGGATTCCATACCAAAAGTCTTGTGTCGTCTTGTTCACGGGAGAACTTGAAACATATGTTCCCGTTTGACACTCCCACAATGCGGAACCACCCATGGATGCCAACTCCGAAAGGATGCTGAGCATTCACTTCTTCTCCAGAAGCAGCATTCACTATATATAGTGAATCTGAACCCATTAACAGTAGTGAGTATCCAACATGAAACAAAACATGTTGATCTAACACTTTCTGCCTTCGCATGTGGTGTATGCATGTCTCTGGTTGGCGTAGCTGTCGGTGCCAGAATTTATTCAAGCACATACATCTCCCTACAGCTTTGGCACTACTACGTAGGAAGATTTCTTGTAGCAGTTCATTTGGAATAATCGGCAAGGGAAGTTGGAATTTAGCCATTTTACTAGACGCGTGTTTCGTAATCTTAGTTTTCGGTTGTGTTTACTTTGTAGTTTTTGAATTGTTGAAGTCTGTTGCTCTCTTTTAAGTAATGAACCTAAATTAGTCTAACTTATTAATTGTGTGAGATACAGCATCCAACGAGAATTGATGAGGCAGAATATTGTATTTACCGGTGTTATCCTAACCTGTTTGAACTAGGTGTTTAGTACCATTAAATTTGACTCGTCTTCCCAAGTTTTTGCCTACCCTAGTAAATAAATTCAGTTGGAATTCCAACATACTCCAATATTATCTTtgatttttcgtttttctagttTGAAATTAGAAGCAGCCACAAATATTCCCTATTAAGTTTTAATTTGCTGATATACTCACTATTCTGGATACTTGATTTCCAATTTTGTTTGCCTTATCACAACATTATAACCCCTCATCCTAAAGAAAACCATGTTACTCCCAAATTAATCATTTCCACAGATTCAACATTAAGTAATTCCAATACCTAATTAGGATGTTACCAGCAACCATTACGACACCATCATCCATGCAGCCACAGGTAAACAACATTCAAGTTTTCCACACGATAAAAAAGTCGTTGTCACCAAATTTTCTTACAAATAATGACCGGAATAAAAAAACCCATAGATGTTGTGAGACTTGTATGAGACTTGATCAAAAATAAACCCATAGATGTATATAAATTATCAAAATAACGAAGTCCAACACCATAATCAGAAAATCAAAGCTATTACACAGAATACTAATGGAAGATTTCCACAAAAGTCAACATGTACATACAGACATGGCTACCGAAACACTACTACAAAACATTATTTCACCAATAAACCTTAAACAAATTAATAATTCTTCTTTTGTCCTACGATGATGGTACTATCTGGTCCACAGACGAGTCGGAAGAGTCAGATGGCGAATTTCTACCATACCTCCTACTAGGTCCTGCATTTGCCCTATTATTAGGTACTGCCGCTGCACCTCTCCCCTGTTGATGGCGGTTGAACCTGCAGTAATTTTGGAAAATTTATTATACAACAATGAATATAATAAAGTATGTAGACTTACTTTCCTAAGTAAACAAGTTATTGTTACCTTGACTCGAGAGAACACGGTGGTGAACCTTCTTGCCTCCGATGCTGCCGGCGTAATAACCTTTCGGTCTCAAATGCAGCCACCTGTTCATCCTTGTTGAAGTGTACGTTGCATCTGTCCGCCAGCCAGTGTTTGATTTGGTCCGACAATACGTTGGAGGCATATATCTCATCAACGGCTCTGGGCATTTCTACCGAACGAGTATGGTCCCATGCAAGCATGTGGAAGATACCCCAACCTACGTAACTGAGTTCCAGCATAAGCCGTGGAGTTGGTCGATGGAGAGATCTTATCCTCCCCATGTCGGCTGCGTTGATCCAGTAGTTATCACCGTCTCTATTTGGGTGGATATGGAGACAGTTGTCTTGTCTGTCTATTAAGTACAGATTAGTGGTTGTGAAGAACGAAAAGTGCCATACGATGTGCTGTGGAATCCTTACATCTTCCTATAGTCAGAGAAACAAAATTAGATGTTAaacagattttgaaaaaaattagataaaaaaacgTAAAGAGAAGTGGTGTCTGCGGCACCGGAAGTAAGCTTACATTTGTTGGGAATAGGTTTAGGACGAAAGTCTGGTCAGGGCATCTTCTCACGTTCCTTAAGGCACTGACGTAACTAGCCGGTAGCCACCACGAACCAAATGTTGAAAAGTCAGTATTGTTAAGAATAAGAAACCATGGAAGGACATAACCGAAACTTGAGAAGTAATCAATGTTAAAAAGAACAAACCATGCAAGGACAGATGGTCATGTGTGTGGAAAAAATagttaacaaaaagaaaaaattagttatcTGCTTACCGGAATTCTGGCTCCATCTTTGTTTGCTAATTTTAGTGACTAGTCTCTGAAGTTGATAGGCGCGGTGAGTGAATTAGGAGAGGGTTAACAATGGTGTTGTCAAATGATTTTCTCTAGGAAGTCAAGTTTTACTTTTAAAGAGGGTAAAACCAGACGTCACACCGGTTGGAAATGAAGTTGAAGGGATATATTGAAGCCATCCATTAGGATTCAAACCTTATCACTAATCAAACCTTTTCGTAAATCTaaactaaataataaatacaCATAATAAACTCTATTTGAATTGTATTACTCCTGTTTTGGTAAAGGTAAATGTAGTTTAATAACCATTCATTGGTATACGTATCACTAGATGAATAAACATAACGAAGGTTgtacataataaaattaaaaaaatataataagttTAATATCGTGTTCATATTTAGGTAAATTATTGAAATCCTGTTTACTAAATTGTTTGACAAAATATAGGAAATCATTCAAACCTTTCTTTATTAACATATCACAATGTGCTGTTCCATTCATAAATTAACATAAAGTACTTCAAATAACATAATCATATTTTTTACGTCCCAGTAGCTTTTTCCCAATCAGTAAGCGTAACACAAAACGTCAATCAAAAATTAACAGAACGTACTTAAAATAACATAACCAGAATAACTTATTGCAAGCATTATAGTATTTAAAGTCTATGCAACGGACACAATTATTTTAATGCCTTAGGTATAAATAACTCAGAGCATACTTCCTAACCCCTTAACCAATCGCTCTTCCTTTTTAGCTATTTCGTTGTAGTATTTCTTTGCTGCCTCAAGGACTTCCTGGGATTTCAAATTGAACGGATTCATGACCAGATCAATAGCCAGCCGTAATCTAGTGCTATCATTTACCTAGgagagaaaacaaaagaattcAGACGCATAGGTTAgattaaaattttgatataatatatGAAACCATGAaaccaattttattttataactacCTTAATATTGTAGTTACTCCTCCATTGGCACTCTCTCATCCAGGTTGTCACCCAAACTCCACAATCATTCCTTGTATATGTAAAAAAAGTTTATTGTAGTCTATAACCAACTTAATTTCTAAGGAAAAAAAATCATAGCAGACGAAATGGAagtgtaaaaaaatattatcttccGTAACCAAGGTTGGCCGGAAAAGCAATGTATAGCACTATTACAACGTCAATAAATATGTTAGCGGTCTATTTTACTTGTGCAGAAGGAAAATGTATTCATCACACGTTAGCAAATTCTTTGATACATCTCAGTAATTCAGAACTCAACAATCAATAATAACTTGTAAGGTTTCTTACGAGTCATCGTTCTGCTCGCCAATTTCTGCAGGGTGTATTATAGGATACTCTGAAATGATTGGTCTGTGTGTTGTTTGGTTAGCATAGAATGTGGAGTCATCAAGCATCTCCTCAATAAACAGTGCCTGTAATCAAAGTAAAATTTAACTCAGGTGTCAACTCTGGTGTCTGTTCAAGCAATTTAGACTCTATTTCCGCCTATTAGAAATTTTGCAACACTACCATTAGCTTCGCACAACGACGGCGCCTGGTTCTGCTTGAGACGCATGGTTTAGAATCCAATAATATTAGGTGTCTTTTTTCTATATCAATTACAAGCAGGTACCAGTGCATGTTATCCTCGTTCATTGGAACAAAAATCTATCAAAAATATACACAAATAAGTTATACTGGAATAAGCGTTTTTAATTTACATTATCATCTATTACGAGAATTAAATTAGAAAGTTACCTTGCATAACGACTCAAACTCTCCCATGTATTCCTCAGCGTAATAGCGTTTCAAAGTCTTTGGGGAGTGAGTCCAATTAAGGGCAAATTGCTGAAATTAGATTTTTCATAAACATGTGTAAGATCAATGGAAACCAGGAGATGGAGATCCTCTTAATGGTTTTCACTCACCGAAAATGTAGTGGGTAAAAACCACAAGCAGGGAAAACCGGTGTCCTTGCGTGCATCACACATGAGCATGCTTGATGTGAGGTTTATGATCTGCTTCAGCGTTCGTTGATTGACGgccaataagaaaaaatataaacatatattcccttgttaaaattattttatatgttgGGAGTTTCGTTTATGAAATTAACGAAGGCTAATGACTGAAAAATCCATACCTCGTCCACCAATGGTTTGTTTGGCAGTAGAGTATACATGACTCTCCTATTAGCGTGCCACAAGTTTGTCTGTGAAATTATCTCCGAATTCAGTTCTTcatcctccagatctgaaccaaAGACGTAGGTTACGACTGAAACTTCGTCCTTGCACAGTGCCATCTCAGCTGGGGGA
Coding sequences:
- the LOC112735420 gene encoding F-box/kelch-repeat protein At3g06240-like; amino-acid sequence: MAKFQLPLPIIPNELLQEIFLRSSAKAVGRCMCLNKFWHRQLRQPETCIHHMRRQKVLDQHVLFHVGYSLLLMGSDSLYIVNAASGEEVNAQHPFGVGIHGWFRIVGVSNGNICFKFSREQDDTRLLVWNPTTQCSREISDPHRDHGRSFFPVYGFGHVPNSDAYTVIHMCKRDIADAYVFFSRYCSRRSTWFHCVDCLPGVEKIDPNSVFNNGHAYWITGTGDSYATLKSVLCYSVEDESFREVSIPVGAIYTVHNLLTHKEKVALLAHTHNEFGYVAAIWHLNEDADGNRILEQYCRFASRSIRENPILFVDDNLLLLVNNSKERELLVNYRYRELVLTEYDIEHGTRNLLVRRAWRYPKMPHPITVRSTLKYFARMFPV